From Ipomoea triloba cultivar NCNSP0323 chromosome 5, ASM357664v1, the proteins below share one genomic window:
- the LOC116019135 gene encoding uncharacterized protein LOC116019135 produces the protein MGVRWNGGGIMQRCFDWWKGGVARENRLIKFLRDMLPIVIMWELWTQYTSCKYGKGKKSVANVIFKVGKGMAECIHRRWPQWDALPPNWTVIMKKARGFGCQRITVAVCWEKPPRGYVKINCAANMRGDTCGYFVRNSGGQLCAAGVYSRGELFDLTLQELIAVMLKDCWDWCALKGIDRVVIGSNDIECLSDEVLPQGWSGAGRRCKEKVNCVVECCRWGGGGNVSFLKGGGLPRSFTHLLALEGLPQFLFVPGHDHV, from the coding sequence ATGGGGGTGAGGTGGAATGGGGGAGGAATTATGCAAAGGTGCTTTGATTGGTGGAAAGGAGGTGTGGCAAGAGAGAATAGGCTGATCAAGTTTTTAAGAGACATGCTCCCTATTGTTATAATGTGGGAGTTGTGGACTCAATATACTAGTTGTAAATATGGGAAAGGAAAGAAATCAGTTGCCAATGTAATTTTTAAGGTGGGAAAGGGGATGGCAGAGTGTATACACAGAAGATGGCCACAGTGGGATGCCCTTCCACCCAACTGGACTGTGATAATGAAGAAGGCAAGGGGTTTTGGGTGTCAAAGAATTACTGTTGCAGTATGCTGGGAGAAACCTCCTAGAGGCTATGTAAAGATTAATTGTGCAGCAAATATGAGGGGTGATACATGTGGATACTTTGTGAGGAATTCAGGAGGTCAGTTATGTGCAGCAGGGGTATATTCTAGAGGAGAACTGTTTGACCTTACTCTACAAGAGCTAATTGCGGTAATGCTGAAGGATTGCTGGGATTGGTGTGCCTTGAAAGGAATTGACAGGGTTGTGATTGGATCAAATGACATAGAATGCTTGAGTGATGAGGTACTGCCTCAAGGGTGGAGTGGGGCAGGAAGGAGGTGTAAAGAAAAGGTTAACTGTGTGGTGGAATGTTGtaggtggggggggggggggaatgtGAGCTTCTTGAAGGGGGGGGGACTGCCAAGGTCCTTCACTCACCTCTTGGCTTTGGAGGGCTTGCCCCAGTTTCTCTTTGTGCCTGGTCATGATCATGTCTAG
- the LOC116019118 gene encoding serine/threonine-protein kinase AGC1-7, whose amino-acid sequence MSYLPSEDACEPGERDLAPKGANMSSTSNSANCPKKSDQIENFSIYSGTDSLLHQPANTSCPRPSPPTTSQSSTTLVPPPAGGMKTTTDGKGGQLLSNHGRGSGNTSRSDSLESSSAPFKPHTGGDIRWDAINSISSKGSPLGLNHFRLLKRLGYGDIGSVYLVELRRTNTFFAMKVMDKGSLASRNKLIRAQTEREILGLLDHPFLPTLYSYFETEKFYCLVMEFCSGGNLHTLRQKQPNKYFSEEASRFYASEVLLALEYLHMLGIVYRDLKPENVLVRDEGHIMLSDFDLSLRCSVNPTLVKSSSVHAANGGSASSSGSGILDDENAVQGCIQPSTFFPRILPSKKNRKSKSDFGLFVGGALPEFMAEPTNVRSMSFVGTHEYLAPEIIRGEGHGSAVDWWTFGIFLYELLHGTTPFKGSGNRATLFNVVGQPLRFPESPQVSFVARDLIRGLLVKEPHKRIAYKRGATEIKQHPFFEGVNWALVRSALPPYVPEPVDFSQFATKETTHSTDKKMAEIGSDTDMNSSSTTDSSSYIDFEYF is encoded by the exons ATGAGCTACTTGCCATCAGAAGATGCTTGCGAGCCAGGAGAGAGAGACCTGGCTCCCAAGGGCGCAAACATGTCGTCGACTTCTAATTCAGCAAATTGCCCCAAGAAATCTGACCAAATCGAAAACTTTAGCATTTACTCTGGCACCGACTCACTACTGCACCAACCGGCAAATACATCTTGTCCCCGCCCCTCACCACCGACGACTTCTCAATCATCGACGACATTAGTACCTCCTCCTGCAGGAGGTATGAAGACAACCACCGATGGCAAAGGGGGTCAATTGCTATCTAATCATGGCCGAGGGAGTGGCAACACCAGTCGAAGTGACAGCTTAGAAAGTTCTAGTGCACCCTTCAAGCCCCATACTGGCGGTGACATTCGATGGGATGCTATTAATTCAATTTCTTCAAAAGGGTCCCCTCTCGGGCTCAACCATTTTCGGCTGTTAAAACGACTTGGGTATGGAGACATTGGAAGTGTCTATCTTGTTGAACTCCGACGGACTAACACCTTCTTTGCTATGAAGGTTATGGACAAAGGGTCTCTTGCAAgtagaaataaattaatcagAGCTCAAACAGAAAGGGAGATTCTTGGTCTACTTGACCACCCATTCTTACCCACCTTATATTCTTACTTTGAGACTGAGAAATTCTATTGCTTGGTCATGGAGTTCTGCAGTGGAGGTAACCTTCACACTCTCAGGCAGAAGCAGCCCAACAAGTATTTTAGCGAGGAGGCTTCCAG GTTCTATGCATCAGAGGTGCTGCTGGCACTTGAATATCTGCATATGCTAGGAATCGTTTATAGGGATCTAAAACCAGAAAATGTATTAGTCAGAGATGAGGGTCACATTATGCTGTCTGATTTTGACCTTTCACTTCGTTGCTCTGTGAATCCCACTCTGGTGAAGTCGTCATCTGTGCATGCTGCAAACGGCGGTAGTGCCAGTAGTAGTGGCAGTGGCATTTTGGATGATGAGAATGCTGTGCAGGGGTGCATACAGCCATCCACATTTTTCCCACGCATCCTTCCTAGCAAAAAGAACCGCAAGTCCAAATCGGATTTTGGGCTATTTGTTGGGGGAGCACTTCCTGAATTTATGGCAGAGCCAACCAACGTACGCTCAATGTCCTTTGTTGGCACTCACGAATACTTAGCTCCAGAGATCATTCGCGGAGAGGGTCATGGGAGTGCAGTGGACTGGTGGACATTTGGAATATTCTTGTACGAGCTTTTACATGGGACCACCCCTTTCAAAGGATCTGGAAATCGTGCCACTCTGTTTAACGTAGTTGGACAACCTTTAAGATTTCCGGAAAGTCCACAAGTAAGCTTTGTGGCACGTGATCTGATAAGGGGGCTCTTGGTGAAGGAGCCACACAAGAGAATTGCATACAAGAGAGGTGCAACAGAAATAAAACAGCATCCCTTTTTTGAGGGCGTAAATTGGGCTTTAGTAAGAAGCGCACTTCCTCCCTACGTACCCGAACCTGTAGACTTCTCACAATTTGCTACCAAGGAGACAACTCATTCCACAGACAAGAAGATGGCTGAAATCGGAAGCGATACAGACATGAATAGTTCTAGTACCACCGATTCTTCTTCATATATTGATTTCGAGTACTTTTAA
- the LOC116021073 gene encoding alkane hydroxylase MAH1-like, translating to MVELFLITVLSLGGLILYMTVKLSRSSDKVLPRNWPVVGMMPALLKNAHRVHEFATDVLKHSGGTFEFKGPAAFANLSMLATSDPANIHHILSKNFSNYPKGPEFRKIFDILGDGIFNVDFQLWELHRKTTLSFFNHAKFYTLLESNVWHKVEKGLLPVLDWFAEEGAEFDLQDVFQRFTFDTISKLVLNHDPQSLCLGLPYVPCEKAFNHVVDALLYRHILPQSCWKLQNWVGIGKEKKLIQAYRAFDEFIYSAIKRLELKINNNDDSSDLSLYTAYVQAYKQQEQLLTGSSVNKFVRDTLLSLMFAGRDTTSTTLTWLFYLLAQNPLVQANVRDEIENKLNLKQEIFKVEECGKLVYLHAALCESLRLFPPVAIQHKVSAGMDVLPSGHLVNPNTRIILLFYSTGRMDSIWGEDCMEFKPERWISGKGRIKHEPSYKFPAFNAGPRTCLGKEMSFVQMKMIAAIILHHYEFQVVDSHSVSPSDSIIIQAKHGLKVKFTKRNM from the exons ATGGTTGAATTATTCCTTATTACCGTACTTAGCTTGGGGGGTTTGATTTTATATATGACGGTGAAATTGAGCAGGTCCTCCGATAAGGTGCTTCCTAGGAACTGGCCTGTAGTGGGAATGATGCCGGCGCTTCTTAAGAATGCTCACCGAGTCCACGAATTCGCGACTGATGTTCTGAAACACAGCGGAGGGACATTTGAGTTTAAAGGTCCAGCTGCCTTTGCTAACTTGAGCATGCTGGCTACCAGCGACCCAGCTAACATCCACCATATCCTCAGCAAAAACTTCTCCAATTATCCCAAAGGACCAGAGtttcgaaaaatatttgatattttgggAGATGGCATTTTCAATGTAGATTTCCAGTTGTGGGAGCTTCACCGTAAAACCACCCTCTCTTTCTTCAATCATGCCAAGTTCTACACCTTGTTAGAGTCAAATGTGTGGCACAAG GTGGAGAAAGGTTTGTTGCCAGTTCTTGATTGGTTCGCAGAAGAGGGAGCGGAGTTTGATTTGCAAGACGTTTTCCAGCGCTTCACCTTTGACACCATCTCTAAGCTTGTCCTAAACCATGACCCTCAAAGTCTGTGCCTTGGCTTGCCATATGTTCCCTGCGAGAAGGCCTTCAATCATGTGGTGGACGCCCTTCTTTACAGGCATATACTTCCACAAAGCTGCTGGAAGTTACAAAACTGGGTGGGGATTGGCAAAGAAAAGAAGCTTATTCAGGCATACCGCGCTTTCGATGAATTCATATACTCCGCCATCAAACGCCTAGAGCTGAAGATTAATAACAATGACGACTCCTCGGACTTGAGCTTGTACACCGCTTACGTCCAAGCATACAAGCAGCAGGAGCAACTACTCACTGGTTCATCAGTGAATAAGTTTGTGAGGGACACTTTGTTGAGTTTAATGTTTGCAGGGAGAGATACAACCAGCACAACTCTCACTTGGCTTTTCTACCTGCTTGCCCAAAACCCATTGGTTCAGGCAAACGTCCGAGACGAGATTGAAAACAAATTgaatctaaaacaagagattTTCAAGGTGGAAGAATGCGGCAAGTTAGTGTATTTACACGCTGCTCTTTGTGAGTCCCTCAGACTATTCCCGCCGGTGGCCATTCAGCACAAGGTGTCGGCTGGGATGGACGTCCTCCCTAGTGGACATCTCGTCAACCCCAACACCAGAATCATACTCTTATTTTATTCAACAGGAAGGATGGATTCAATATGGGGTGAAGATTGCATGGAGTTCAAGCCTGAAAGGTGGATTTCAGGCAAAGGAAGAATCAAGCATGAGCCGTCTTACAAGTTTCCGGCATTCAATGCGGGACCCAGGACTTGTTTAGGTAAAGAAATGTCTTTCGTTCAGATGAAAATGATTGCCGCAATTATCCTGCATCATTATGAGTTTCAAGTAGTGGATTCCCATTCAGTTTCTCCCAGTGATTCAATCATCATTCAAGCTAAGCATGGCTTGAAAGTCAAATTTACCAAACGTAATATGTAA